TGAATCACATAGAAATATATTGCAAAATAGTCCCGCAACAATGTGTGAGAATATCATCTAGTTTCATAAAACGGGGTTGGCCTAAAATAATAACAAAATAAGGCGGGAAACCCCATCTCTTAAAACAAAAGTGCTTAAGCATGAAGAAAGAGAGACTAATATGGATGCTCACAATACTGCCAGGAATTGGCCGCCGCTTGTTCTAGGTTGACATGTTTGGCTTTGGGAGCCCTCGCTGGTGTGTCCGGCTCATATGTACACAATATATTACTCTTTGTTTATTTCTTACTTTTCAGAAACTTTTTTTTAACattagtacagacacaagcgctcatatacacacgcatacactcacctctatgaatgcacacacgcacaccctacctctatgagcacctccgaaagactgagccggcatatcatctttaaatttacgaagtcgccgtaggcgcctcgtcgtcgacggaaacgtctcctcccactaaatgtgcatcgtcggaaatcctgaaataaatccaggaataaatacgagcatcaggatttgaaccctggtgggctggcgataccacagtccctctaaccatccaaccacaggttggttcgctacTTTTCAGAAACATTGGTTACAACGCAGACACATCTCATCCCACCACACTTCACATACTCACAGAACACCTATGAAAGATGAGTCAAAGTTGCCGAGCTTGAAGATTGACCAAGTCATCACGCGCATCATGGCATCGACAAAAACGTGGATGGCATCGACAAAAACGTGGTCTTCAATTGAATGGATAATCCACATTAATGAGATACCAAAGTATTATAGTTGGAGCTTAATCTTTGATTGGCTGAGAGTATCACTGGCCACCTAACCATTCGAGCGctttagagggtgtttgttttctGGGAATTAAAGtctctataagtcccatctaaatcaAACAGGAGGGATTTATAGTGATTTAAAGTGGGCATTTgtgacttatgaaataagactctcaaggagggacttatagggacttatagttgtaatatggtcatttagtccatgttaagtcccaggaaccaaatAGATAGGAACTTTTTAGGGATTTGGGACTAAAAAAGTCTAGGACTTATGAATCAAACAGGGCCTTAGTTCTCTTATGTATATAACAGGTATATACATCCAGACGCGTCGTCGCAGAAGCTAGATTAGAACGAGATGAAAGAATTGGCCATGTCGTACTTCATCTTCTCCAGGTTGGGCGTGATGGCGAACTTGATCATGGGCGGCGGCCCGCAAGCAAGCGCGAAGGTGTCGTCGCCGCCCTCCGGCACGTGCGCGCGTAGAATGTCCTCCCTCACATGCCCGACGCTGAACTTCCAGCCTTCCTCCGGCCGTTTCACCTGGTCTACCACGTACCACACCTTGAGCTTGTCCGGGTGCTCCGCCGCCCACCGGTCCAGCTCGTCGCGCAGCAGGATGTCGTCCTCCGTCCGGTTCGCGTACACAAGGTGCATCTCCGTCTTGTCCTCCGGCTGGTCGCGGAGCACGGCCTGGATCACCTGGTACATGGGCGTGATCCCGCTCCCGCCGCAGATCATTGCCAGGCGTCGCGCTCGCCGCTGCTTGCCGCCGATCATGAAGCTGCCGCGGCCGGTGTACTCCACTTGGCCGAGAGGCCCCTTGACCTCGATGTGGGAGCTGCCTACCTGAAGCGATTCCAGGTACTGTGTCATGAGCCCACCGTCGGAGAACTTGGGGTGCTCGTTCTTGAAGTACACCTTGACCAGGAGCTCGAACTGGCCGACCTCGTCGACCATGCTCGTTGGCGTGTACGGGCGCATGCACAGCTTCCCCCCGATGTTGGCGCACACGAAGATGTGCTTGCCGACTGGTAGGCCGAGCACCTGGTCGGAGGACGGCAGCGCGAAGCGGAACAGTCGGACGTCACGGGAGAGCTCCTTCTTGTCGACGAGGCGGCAGCGGATCTTCTCACGCGGGCTTGAGAGCGCGATGGGTGCGGCGGCGGCCTTGGTAGCCTCGCGGATAGGGGCGAGAGAGGAGCCTCCATGGACGGAGTTGTCAGAGTTATAGCCAGCGCCAGTGGTGATGAGTTGGCCAATGCGGTGCGTGTCGAGGAGCGACTTTGCCTTGTCGGAGTGGATGGCGTCGAACTCCTCGGTGCAGTCCGTGCCGGCGTTGATGAGGATGCTGTCGGCACCGCCCGGATGGTCCTTGAGGAAGGCGGTGCAGTCGTAGACGTGTCCGTGGACGACGATCCATGCCGAGTCCTGCGACCCGTGCTTGCGCACCTCGGACATGGTGAACTGCTTGTCGTCGGTGGTGTGAATGAAGGGCGTGGACGTGCTCCGCTTGAGCCCCGGTGCAGCGGTCTCCATGTGCTTCTGCCGCGCCATCCACCCGCCCGTCTGGTTGGCTGGCTGCGTCGGGTGCTCGAACACCAGACCGATCTCCCTCTTGTGCGGCCGGCACACGTTCACCTTCACCTTGAACCAGCAGTTGTTCATCATCCCctgcaatcatgtcatgtgtacAAAAACATTAGGATTAGTAAAGTCACACCCTCGAATCAATCGCATTTGCAAAGGCCACGATGCCATGGATGGACACATGTGAATGCAGGGTACATTACATACCATGAGGTTCCATATGAGCTTCTCGGGCTGGGTGTTCTGCGCCTGGTCCCAGGCGCGCACCGCCACCTCCTTGGCGCCGAGGAGATCGAGGACCTCGACATCGACGGACCAGAAGCACCAGCACCAGTACCTGCCATATTTGTTGGGTTTCTCCGGGATGTCGAGCGTGCACAACATCCATGTCTCGCCCCCGTCCAGCGTCACCTCCACTCTTATGATCTTCTTGCCACCACCTTTAAGACGCAACAACAAGAAAAAGAGTTGTGAGAAATATGATTAATTACACTCACAAGAAATTAAGACTACTTAACAACACACCTGGTTCTTAATACGTAGTAGTATGACTTGCTATATTCGATTATGTGTAGTTGTAGCAATttttattgaatataagtagaataataattaaaaaaaatctcaTGCGTGGTTGAAAGCATGATTGCATGTTGAGGTGAGACTTATCTCATTCATAATTGGATGGTGAGGTAGCATGTTTGTATGTTGAGATCAATATATTAGTGAGGATGAATAGATTGGATGGATGCTAATGAAGGTTCATTTAGTTCGAAAATATAAGGTTTATCAATTTTATTATACTTCattagtttaaaattatttgaactttcaTATTTATCCTAAGTTGAACTTTTTGAAGTTTGACCAAGTCTACGGAAAAGTATCGACAACACCAAACTGgtttcattagattcatcataaaatctattttcatactatatatatGGAAAGTCATGGATATCGATAAATTTTGCTATAAGCCTGGTCAAACCCAAAAGATGTTTGACTTGGGATAAAGCTATAGAACTTCAAATATTATGGAACAACTGGGTATCTTCTATATAGAGTATACGATTCTCCGCGTGTTGCAGCAGGAATTTGACATTTTATTTTTAAATATTGTTACTAATTCTGTCCTTACGATTTAAATAATATGAGAAAATTCTGCATAAGAAAAATAAATCTTAACATGAAAAGCTGTGATTATCACAATTAAATGCATTGTGATTTAAAACTTGCTTAGAATACACAATTGCATGTTGCATGGTATATGATTCTCATGCATAGATTAGA
The sequence above is drawn from the Triticum aestivum cultivar Chinese Spring chromosome 7A, IWGSC CS RefSeq v2.1, whole genome shotgun sequence genome and encodes:
- the LOC123152955 gene encoding nitrate reductase [NADH], yielding MAAAGGGVVAGPSSSGDSCRHDASLYREGQWLRSAAACHWASDRRPQCGGPGFSPLFINKETSKEVHGQMIQDDEEEASDDEEEHDNWRELYGSQLQLEVEPPVRDARDEGTADAWTERNPSLIRLTGKHPFNCEPPLARLMHHGFITPAPLHYVRNHGPVPRGDWSTWTVEVSGLVTRPARFTMDELVREFPAAELPVTLVCAGNRRKEQNMVRQTAGFNWGAAGVSTSVWRGARLRDVLRRCGIKKGRRAALHVCFVGAEDLPGGGGGAKYGTSVTREWALDPSRDIMLAYAQNGEPLLPDHGFPVRVIIPGCIGGRMVKWLTRIVVTGAESDNYYHFKDNRVLPSHVDAELADAQAWWYKSEYIINELNTNSVITTPGHDEILPINAFTTQRAYTMKGYAYAGGGKKIIRVEVTLDGGETWMLCTLDIPEKPNKYGRYWCWCFWSVDVEVLDLLGAKEVAVRAWDQAQNTQPEKLIWNLMGMMNNCWFKVKVNVCRPHKREIGLVFEHPTQPANQTGGWMARQKHMETAAPGLKRSTSTPFIHTTDDKQFTMSEVRKHGSQDSAWIVVHGHVYDCTAFLKDHPGGADSILINAGTDCTEEFDAIHSDKAKSLLDTHRIGQLITTGAGYNSDNSVHGGSSLAPIREATKAAAAPIALSSPREKIRCRLVDKKELSRDVRLFRFALPSSDQVLGLPVGKHIFVCANIGGKLCMRPYTPTSMVDEVGQFELLVKVYFKNEHPKFSDGGLMTQYLESLQVGSSHIEVKGPLGQVEYTGRGSFMIGGKQRRARRLAMICGGSGITPMYQVIQAVLRDQPEDKTEMHLVYANRTEDDILLRDELDRWAAEHPDKLKVWYVVDQVKRPEEGWKFSVGHVREDILRAHVPEGGDDTFALACGPPPMIKFAITPNLEKMKYDMANSFISF